The sequence below is a genomic window from Humulus lupulus chromosome 3, drHumLupu1.1, whole genome shotgun sequence.
ttggaaaaaaaaaactatatttacACAATAATCTATAATCTTATGTACactagaaattaaaaaaaaaaaaatcttatgtaCACTGTACTAAAAAACAAATTGAATAACCTGCATTTTCCCTAAGTTTTGTATGATCTCaacatttttaatatatattttaaattgaatCTTTACATGGGCATCTCAACTAATATTCAATTCAACCAATAACAATTAAAAACTAATTATAAAACTATAATAAATTTACTTTGACATTAATTAAAACTTTTGACCATCAATACAATTTTGTTTGTGTTTATACAATCTCGTCATTTTAATTTTTACTATGTTTCatcatattaaataaataatggcaATTATCTTTAGATATTAGACAAGTACCAAAAGATATCTCCACTCCCCTTCATAAGATTGAAATAAGCGTGTTCTCTTGCTTGAACAATGGAAACAAACCTTCATCATCTATTCATGTTTTCATTAATGACGGCTTTTCCAAATTTTTATGTCTGGAATTTGATTTTGATTTGATAACATTTTATAGTTGtgttgttagagataaatatattgtctcgATAGAAATAAAAAAGACTATTAAAACTCTACCCAAGAAGTAAAATTGATCAGTGACGGAGGCAGTCAGGCCTTTGGGTAGGCTTAAGCCCttactaaaaatattaaaaaaaccaacatatacatatatacatattgatatttattcattTGTCTTTTtcgtttatatatttataaaagaaaGATGTGTGTAGCTTTTATAAAGAATAAggcattaattaaatttgttaagCCCATTTATTTCAAACCAATCACAGCCCAATAAATTGATAATGATATATTTAATACCCAAGTAATTGTACGGTTATATTTGTTTCCTATTAGGCTattagattttattttttttcttttataggaAGTCTCTTCAAATTCTCTAGAAACTTCCTTTTCAGACCAAAATTTTTACAGTCAAATAAAATAAACTTTGAGAGCAAGCTatcatctcaaaaaaaaaaaaaaaaacctttgaaTTGGAGAACAAACCCATACGTTCTTGGTTGGTGAGGCAAGTGTGAGCCAAAATTCAAAGGGGTTTTAGAAAATAGCACAACCAATTGCAAAAGTGAGtaacttcttctttctttcctttactttttttttaatataataaatggtttaaataacacaacaaagtagttcattttgtttttctttcttttgtttttcaaTTTCTGTTAGTGAttgatttttttcttctatttgcaTTTGTTTAGAAATTAGATGTCGTATAaagatatattatatatatatatatctttttcttttcttgagtGAACCCATAGAAATCATATTCACAAGTCTTATTATTAATCTTTCATATATTTAACTGCAATAGGTATGAAGAGGAATTTTAAAAGTATACAAAATTCCTCAACTTCTATAGGAAAGAATgataaaattacaaaatcaaGTTATGCGGATGGCAACATAAATCTTGAAGATCTTGAAAGTGACCCAGGATTGAGAACACCAATTATGGACCATCCTTTAAAAATTCGTGATCAAGTTCGGCGAGCATATATGCAAAAAGGTCCTTGTCAACCTCACCTCAAGCCATTTCCATCGACAAAAGTTGGAACTCAATCAAGAGCATTCAACGGTGCTTGGTATGAGGAATTTCAAAATTGGCTTGAATATAGTGTATCAAAAGATGGTGCATTTTGTCTGTATTGTTATCTGTTTAAATCAAATTGCGGAGGACAATCAGGTGGTGATTCATTTGTTGGTCAAGGATTCAGAAATTTAAAAAATGGAAAAGCAAGACTTTATACTCATGTTGGAGGTCCATCTAGTGTTCACAATCAAGCTAGGAAAATGTGTGAAGCATTAATGAACGAAAAACAACATATTCAAACATTTTTTGAAAAACAATCAAAGCAAGCTCGTAGTGAGTATCGAAGTCGTTTGGAAGCAGTTGTTGATTGCATTCGTTTTTTATTGCGACAAGGGCTTGCTTTTTGTGGTGATGATGAATCTGGAGACTCGAGTAATCAAGGTAACTTTCTTGAGATTTTAAAATTTCTTGCTGATCATAATGAAGACATCAAAGCAGTTACATTGACAAATGCTCCTGAGAATTTAAAATTAACATCACCTGATATTCAGAAAGATATTGTGAGGGCTGCAGCTTTTGAAACACTTGATATCATTATTAAAGAAATTGGAGATGCGTTGTTTTCTATTTTAGTTGATGAATCTCGTGATATTTCAACTAAGGAGCAAATGGCTGTTGTGTTGCGATATGTAGATAAAGATGGGCGTGTGATTGAACGATTTGTGGGAATTGAACATGTGGCAAATACCACAGCTGTGTCACTTAAAGGTGCTATTGATAAATTATTTTCTAGATATGGATTAAGCATATCTAAATTGCGGGGACAAGGTTATGATGGGGCAAGCAATATGCAAGGAGAGTTCAGTGGTCTTAAAACTCTTATTTTGAATGAGAATCCATCAGCTTTTTATGTTCATTGTTTTGCTCACCAACTTCAACTTGCTCTTGTAGCTGTCGCAAAGAAACACATTCTAGTTGCTTATCTTTTTAGTGTGGTAACTATGGTGATAAATGTCGTTGGATGTTCTTCTAAGCGTTGTGATATTCTTAGAGAAAAGCAAGATGCTATTATTTCTGAAGCACTCAAGTGTGGTGAAATTTCAAGTGGAAGAGGGCTAAATCAAGAAACCAATCTTAAACGTCCCAGTGATACTCGTTGGGGTTCACATTATGCTACATTGGTAAGCTTGATTAACTTATTCTCCCCTATAA
It includes:
- the LOC133824149 gene encoding uncharacterized protein LOC133824149, producing the protein MKRNFKSIQNSSTSIGKNDKITKSSYADGNINLEDLESDPGLRTPIMDHPLKIRDQVRRAYMQKGPCQPHLKPFPSTKVGTQSRAFNGAWYEEFQNWLEYSVSKDGAFCLYCYLFKSNCGGQSGGDSFVGQGFRNLKNGKARLYTHVGGPSSVHNQARKMCEALMNEKQHIQTFFEKQSKQARSEYRSRLEAVVDCIRFLLRQGLAFCGDDESGDSSNQGNFLEILKFLADHNEDIKAVTLTNAPENLKLTSPDIQKDIVRAAAFETLDIIIKEIGDALFSILVDESRDISTKEQMAVVLRYVDKDGRVIERFVGIEHVANTTAVSLKGAIDKLFSRYGLSISKLRGQGYDGASNMQGEFSGLKTLILNENPSAFYVHCFAHQLQLALVAVAKKHILVAYLFSVVTMVINVVGCSSKRCDILREKQDAIISEALKCGEISSGRGLNQETNLKRPSDTRWGSHYATLVSLINLFSPITNVLQIIVDDGRANSEQRFEASNLLSLMLTFDFIFSLHLMKALLGITNELSKALQRKDQDIANAMKLVEICKKRLQAMRDNEWDSFLNQVSTFCAKYNVDVPDMDDTFVAQGRSRRKTQEMTNLHHYRVEFFFVVIDIQLQELNERFNEVNTELLLCLASLCPGDSFVAFDKKKLVRFAEYYPKDFSTFELMILDDQLETYIIDVRTTEKFLGLKSIGDLAQKMVETKKDIVYPLVYRLITLALILPVVTATVERVFSSMNILKNRLRNRMGDQWMNDCLLVYIEKDIFNSLDNEVIMQRFQNMKTRRGRL